In the Halictus rubicundus isolate RS-2024b chromosome 12, iyHalRubi1_principal, whole genome shotgun sequence genome, TCATCTACTATAGGCTCGGCATAATTGCGGAATTAGCACACTTGCCAATTGGGACTAATGGGGCCCGTTGATATCGTGAAATTATCGTAGACACGAAATCATTTTTCTCGACGATTACTCGAGTTAACGGTGCCCTTAATATCGGTGCCGGTGCACCTAGCAGCCTCGAGGGATCGATCTCTCCGTCCAGATCTATCCTAATGATCCCTTCCTGTTCGATTTGCTCTCGTTTCGAAGCGAGAATCGATCCTCGAAACGATTCGGCGATGACCTCCGGAGGTCGGTCGGCTATCGAGCCAACGAGCCACTGAGGTCAATCCCATGATTTACCGCATCAAAATATATCCAACGACTCGAACGATCGATCAATCATGCAATTCGGTCGCTCGACCGAACTGCAACAATAAATTAATCGCGAAAGCTTAAATGGATAACGCGTGCGAGTCGCACAAGGTGTCCGGCTAGCTCGGCCAATCCGAATCCGTCCTGTCTACGCATTGTTTTATTCTCATCAACGAAAGGttgatatctctctctctctctctctctctctctctctctctccttccccCGTTTTTCTCGTCCTGTGACTCGACTCGTTCCATGGCTCGTTAAATCCCGACCCAGCCCAACCCATAACCGTGAGCCTTAGATTACTTCCTTCGGAATCTGTTCCCCGAATGAATTTCAACGCCCCGTGACCGTCCGCGTTTCACCGGTAAATCGTCACGGTTGCACGATGCTTCCCCTCCCTTTAATTTATGCAGGCTTTTCCAAGGGCGGATCCAGCTTTGGCGCCAGGGGGGGGTCACATAGTCGTGGTCAAGTCAAgaacttataatttaattttgataacaatAGATACAAGTAAAAAGTAGGTATTTTATTAATGTACGTAAGTACTgtacttaaaaatatttattctttattgtacactTGAAAAACTTAACACATAATAacttgtacatatacacgtacatATTGCCATCTTCTCTTGAAGACATTCAGAGAAGCACTATCACGCACGGAATGAGGCAGCCTATTTATATTCCATAACCGTGGTGAATGATTTGTCATAACAGCTAGAGGTATGTCGAGGGGTATGACGCAAAACTCCGCAAAAGTGAAGAGGTGGTACGACAAGGGTTTCCAacaaacaaaatagaaacagacaaaatacatatatttaaataacaaaatcaatttttcttttacgtcTTCTCCCGAAACGCGTTATTACGTCATTTACGTCAATGGGTACGTTTTTATGAATGTGGAGAAGTGCCAGTCCGGTTAGGCGATCTTCAACCATTGAAGATCTTAGCCACGATTTAATTCTGCGCAACGTAGAGAAAGACCTTTCTGCTGTCGCTACACTGACAGGTAGTGTAGccataatacataaaaattttcttatattaggATACATATCGATGtcacaatttaaaataagaTCAGAAATCGACTGCGGTATGTCCTGGCTCCGCTGCCACGCCTGCCACTTCACCATCCACAGCCGATATTCATTTACAATGACAGAAAATGGAGTGTTATCTAGTAATAATGTATAGTCGGTAGCTAGTTGTTTCACAGTTTCAATGTCTTCATTACTACATTCGCTTTTTGGCATGAAAACGCTTAGCTGAAACAAATTAAGTACATCAGGAGACAGGCGGTCCTGGAGATCACTTATTATTGAATCTAGAAGAGGGATGTATATAGCTCTGCGGAAATACTCTTCAGCAGATTGAGCAGGTTGGTTATTGGCCCTATGTATTTGTTTTGATACTATTCTGGGGCATTTAATTTCTACATCTAGCTGCTCAGCTACTTCTTTAGCCTCTTCAAAAAGCTGTCGGTAGATTACGTCcacattttctcttttattttgtaaaacactTAAAGTATCATTAATAGCGTCCGtagctttttttaaatcaattgagTTCGATTGCAGTATTCTGCTTAAAGATACAGTAGTacctgaaaaataaaaagtaagtgACTGTGACTGTAGTGCATAAACTAAGAATTTATAACTTAATATAAACGGTATGTACTCGtagcataaaatattaacaaaacaacAACATAATTTTAAAGTAGGTTTAGTATACTCGTATAAGTTCATTTGCCaaacaataagaaataaaataatttagggaAGTACCCACCTAATACATCACTTAAacagatggaggatataataaagtcaGAACTGCGCAATGTTTGCAGCAAGCAATGCGCATCATTGGCAGTTTTATTGTCTTGCCAAGCAGAAATCTTCTCCAAAGCGCTACAAATTTTGACTAAGTTGTCTCCTTGAAATTGAAGATGCCCATCATGCCTCTCTACCCAACGTGTCTCACAAATACCTTGCATGGCAGCTCCgagttctattttaaaaatttcatgcctCTTAGCGGATGCATTGGCAAATGCCACAACTTTTCTCATTGTGCCAGATGTATTGCGACAGGAAACTACTTTGGATGATCTTGCCAATGAGTTATTGAGCACATGGTTGTTGCACGGGCAACGTTTAGCATGAATGGCTATTTTCATCAATTCTTGCACTGCACCTTTTGTATCTGATGCCATAACCGAGCAGCTGTCAGTTCCAATACCCACACACCAAGATAAATCTAAGTTAAATTTGGTacacagattttcaacgattttcgcCAAAGCTACACCTGTCAATCGAGGCTCTATGTCACCTGAATTGTTGTCTTCACGTCTAAGAACATCGTAGGTATCACAAAAAGTCACAAAATGTTCCTTAATAACGCCATCATGCAAATATCGGAATGATAGGCTCAGCTGTGAGATATGTGATATATCTGTTGTTTCatcgaacaaaattgaaaaatatt is a window encoding:
- the LOC143359826 gene encoding 52 kDa repressor of the inhibitor of the protein kinase-like, coding for MKPGRLGPHHGRRTVCCLLWGVKFAWICLQGDSKGKGDGSGGLKHSLKKIDSFFPKKPRLEIAYSKNSPTTTTDENNCIADASASTATLPTLTIDEEKTCSPVTNDIQPTICTSTSDSDQIKTSLSQPKFASDIACYIGENINDSTKAMLLEKHWQPPPNYTFPHCVVNKKGKQTKKYAQKSHLDKFHWLVLSHKDQGLYCKYCALFVVAPGGGVQTKTPLCRLVKEPLKAFGNLLGENGLLLTHQRNKYHELAVQAGKNFLLSFHKPEINIMNQVNSQRLKQINENRERLRPIVKTIIFCGHQNISLRGHRDDGKLLNYDSVVADEGNFRALLKFRIDSGDIALQQHLESSKSNATYISKTVQNELIDVCAEIIQENILQNVREAKYFSILFDETTDISHISQLSLSFRYLHDGVIKEHFVTFCDTYDVLRREDNNSGDIEPRLTGVALAKIVENLCTKFNLDLSWCVGIGTDSCSVMASDTKGAVQELMKIAIHAKRCPCNNHVLNNSLARSSKVVSCRNTSGTMRKVVAFANASAKRHEIFKIELGAAMQGICETRWVERHDGHLQFQGDNLVKICSALEKISAWQDNKTANDAHCLLQTLRSSDFIISSICLSDVLGTTVSLSRILQSNSIDLKKATDAINDTLSVLQNKRENVDVIYRQLFEEAKEVAEQLDVEIKCPRIVSKQIHRANNQPAQSAEEYFRRAIYIPLLDSIISDLQDRLSPDVLNLFQLSVFMPKSECSNEDIETVKQLATDYTLLLDNTPFSVIVNEYRLWMVKWQAWQRSQDIPQSISDLILNCDIDMYPNIRKFLCIMATLPVSVATAERSFSTLRRIKSWLRSSMVEDRLTGLALLHIHKNVPIDVNDVITRFGRRRKRKIDFVI